The following proteins are encoded in a genomic region of Shinella zoogloeoides:
- a CDS encoding LysE family translocator has translation MQIEIFLALLVFAFTTSITPGPNNMMLFASGVNFGFVRTIPHMCGIGVGFLVLLLAVGFGLGALLETVPLVYTVLKFAGGAYLVWIAWKIGTSRSLGESAGATRPMSFLEAAAFQWVNPKAWVMAVSAMATYTNAANYTMSVLVVGLAFAIVNFPSVSTWAGFGSALRQWLSDPVRLKWFNITMALLLVASLWPMLR, from the coding sequence ATGCAGATCGAAATCTTTCTGGCGCTGCTCGTCTTCGCCTTCACGACCTCCATCACCCCCGGTCCCAACAACATGATGCTCTTCGCCTCGGGCGTGAACTTCGGCTTCGTCCGGACGATCCCGCATATGTGCGGCATCGGCGTCGGGTTCCTCGTGCTGCTGCTGGCCGTCGGCTTCGGTCTCGGTGCGCTGCTGGAGACGGTGCCGCTCGTCTATACGGTGCTGAAATTCGCCGGCGGGGCCTATCTCGTCTGGATCGCCTGGAAGATCGGCACCTCGCGCAGCCTCGGCGAGAGCGCGGGCGCGACCCGGCCGATGAGCTTCCTCGAGGCCGCCGCCTTCCAGTGGGTCAATCCCAAGGCCTGGGTCATGGCCGTCTCCGCCATGGCGACCTATACGAATGCCGCGAACTACACGATGAGCGTGCTCGTGGTCGGCCTTGCCTTCGCCATCGTCAATTTCCCGAGCGTTTCCACCTGGGCCGGCTTCGGCTCGGCGCTGCGCCAGTGGCTGTCCGATCCGGTGCGGCTGAAATGGTTCAATATCACGATGGCGCTCCTGCTCGTCGCAAGCCTCTGGCCGATGCTGCGCTGA